The Pseudoxanthobacter soli DSM 19599 genome contains a region encoding:
- a CDS encoding 2'-deoxycytidine 5'-triphosphate deaminase: MSDATAGILPRQEIRHLIEAGIIASDVPVTARQVQPASLDLRLGNVAHRIRASFLTGPNATVADKLGKLTLHSIDISRGAVLETGCVYLVPIEERLALPAGISATANPKSSTGRLDVFTRVITDSGRAFDTVPAGYHGPLYAEISPRTFPVLVRAGSTLSQIRFRRGEAGLDDRELLALHDREGIVFPGRPVVAGGLHLTVDLLGGHEPGGPIGYRAKRHTGVIDIDLKGGCDLYDFWEPVTTRGEASLILDPDEFYILASCEAVHVPPEVAAEMVPIDPLVGEFRVHYAGFFDPGFGHAAAGGSGSRAVLEVRSHEVPFIIDHGQVVGRLVYERMSARPDVLYGQDLGSNYQAQGLKLSKHFRA; this comes from the coding sequence ATGAGCGACGCGACGGCCGGCATCCTGCCCCGGCAGGAGATCCGCCACCTGATCGAGGCCGGCATCATTGCGAGCGACGTGCCGGTGACGGCGCGACAGGTGCAGCCCGCGAGCCTCGATCTGCGGCTCGGCAACGTCGCCCACCGCATCCGGGCGAGCTTCCTCACCGGTCCGAACGCCACCGTGGCGGACAAGCTCGGCAAGCTCACGCTGCATTCGATCGACATCAGCCGCGGCGCCGTGCTCGAAACCGGCTGTGTCTATCTCGTGCCGATCGAGGAGCGGCTGGCGCTTCCCGCCGGTATCTCGGCGACCGCCAACCCGAAGAGCTCCACCGGACGGCTCGACGTCTTCACCCGCGTCATCACCGATTCCGGCCGCGCGTTCGACACGGTGCCCGCCGGCTACCACGGTCCGCTTTATGCCGAGATCAGCCCGCGCACCTTTCCCGTGCTGGTGCGCGCCGGTTCGACGCTGTCGCAGATCCGCTTCCGGCGCGGCGAGGCCGGTCTCGACGACCGCGAACTTCTCGCCCTTCACGACCGGGAAGGCATCGTCTTTCCGGGCCGGCCTGTGGTGGCGGGCGGCCTGCATCTCACCGTCGACCTTCTCGGCGGCCACGAGCCCGGCGGTCCGATCGGCTACCGCGCCAAGCGCCATACGGGCGTGATCGACATCGACCTTAAGGGCGGCTGCGACCTCTACGACTTCTGGGAGCCGGTCACCACCCGCGGCGAGGCGAGCCTGATCCTCGATCCGGACGAGTTCTATATCCTCGCCTCCTGCGAGGCGGTGCATGTACCGCCAGAGGTTGCCGCCGAGATGGTGCCGATCGATCCGCTGGTCGGCGAATTCCGCGTCCACTATGCCGGCTTCTTCGATCCGGGCTTCGGCCATGCCGCCGCCGGCGGCTCGGGGTCGCGCGCGGTGCTCGAGGTGCGCAGCCACGAGGTGCCGTTCATCATCGATCACGGTCAGGTCGTCGGGCGCCTCGTCTACGAGCGCATGTCGGCCCGCCCGGACGTGCTCTATGGCCAGGATCTCGGGTCGAACTATCAGGCGCAGGGCCTGAAACTCTCCAAGCATTTCCGCGCCTGA
- a CDS encoding secondary thiamine-phosphate synthase enzyme YjbQ: MASTVDDKPSIKTVFGPGLASRQAIARVEVPTTGRGMVDISGLVDRWLTSVQAVEGLLTVFLRHTSASLAVQENADPSASADLMDAYDRLVPMDWNWRHSLDGPADMAAHVKSALTGVNLAIPVVHGRADLGTWQGIFVVEHRLEGHRRDVTLHYLGT, encoded by the coding sequence ATGGCTTCGACCGTCGATGACAAACCAAGCATCAAGACCGTCTTCGGTCCCGGGCTCGCGAGCCGGCAGGCCATTGCCCGCGTGGAGGTGCCGACCACCGGGCGCGGCATGGTCGATATCTCCGGCCTCGTCGATCGGTGGCTGACCTCCGTCCAGGCCGTCGAAGGCCTGCTGACGGTGTTCCTGCGCCACACCTCCGCATCGCTCGCCGTGCAGGAGAATGCAGACCCGAGCGCGAGCGCCGACCTGATGGACGCCTATGACCGCCTGGTCCCGATGGACTGGAACTGGCGCCACTCTCTGGATGGCCCCGCCGACATGGCGGCCCACGTCAAGTCGGCGCTGACGGGTGTGAACCTCGCGATTCCCGTGGTGCATGGCCGCGCCGATCTCGGCACCTGGCAGGGCATCTTCGTTGTCGAACATCGCCTTGAAGGGCATCGCCGCGACGTCACGCTGCATTATCTCGGCACCTGA
- a CDS encoding disulfide bond formation protein B: MSPSLSRTLNILGLLAVGAVLLIGFAAQLLNGELPCPLCLLQRSAFAAVMVGLALNVRFGPRPSHYGIVILSALVGAAISTRQTLLHIVPGTGTFGDAILGLHFYTWALVLFMAIVLGSAAMLLFDRQFAPIPAGAKMGLLGVVALVLAFAMSFGNGVSTVLECAGGLCPDNPEGYILLQGASPSDATPPPAAATAPAPGGG; encoded by the coding sequence ATGTCGCCGTCCCTGTCTCGCACCCTGAACATCCTCGGTCTTCTCGCCGTCGGCGCCGTCCTGCTGATCGGCTTCGCCGCGCAGCTTCTCAACGGCGAACTGCCGTGCCCGCTCTGCCTGCTGCAGCGCAGCGCCTTCGCGGCGGTCATGGTCGGGCTCGCGCTCAACGTGCGGTTCGGCCCGCGCCCCAGCCACTATGGCATCGTCATCCTCTCGGCGCTCGTCGGCGCCGCCATCTCCACGCGGCAGACGCTGCTGCATATCGTGCCCGGCACCGGCACGTTCGGCGATGCGATCCTCGGGCTGCATTTCTACACGTGGGCGCTGGTGCTTTTTATGGCCATCGTGCTTGGCAGCGCTGCTATGCTGCTGTTCGATCGACAGTTCGCGCCGATTCCCGCGGGGGCGAAGATGGGCCTTCTCGGTGTCGTGGCGCTGGTGCTGGCGTTCGCGATGTCGTTCGGCAACGGCGTGTCGACCGTCCTGGAGTGCGCCGGAGGCCTGTGCCCCGACAATCCCGAGGGCTACATCCTGCTTCAGGGCGCGAGCCCTTCGGATGCGACGCCTCCGCCGGCTGCCGCGACGGCCCCGGCCCCGGGCGGAGGCTGA
- a CDS encoding DUF5993 family protein, giving the protein MMSLPFFAQAAALLCVWAGRRNAAFALLVLSLIVTLVLFRLHATDPLAIVL; this is encoded by the coding sequence ATGATGAGTCTGCCGTTCTTCGCGCAGGCGGCGGCGCTGCTCTGCGTCTGGGCGGGGCGAAGAAACGCCGCCTTCGCGCTTCTGGTGCTGTCGCTGATCGTGACGCTCGTGCTGTTCCGCCTGCACGCGACCGATCCCCTCGCGATCGTGCTTTGA